The Setaria italica strain Yugu1 chromosome VIII, Setaria_italica_v2.0, whole genome shotgun sequence genome includes the window GAATTTTTCAAAAATTCTGAAATCCTGGCTAGAGGTGTTGGAGTGGAAACCTGTTGTCAGTTTACACAAGATCTCATGGCCAAGCTGAacttaggaaaaaaaataaatacataAGGGAAAATAATTACTCATAGTTTCCTGAGCTTGAATATTCGCACTGAAAAAAAAGCTTTCACGCTGTCAAGAGGGGTGAAAATGATTAGTTCTGTCGGCTGTTGGGTAGTGCTTTACTGTCAGCtgcttaaaaaaaaacatgttggATGCTGATCTGTATCATGACATATTAACACAGGGCAAGTGGTATGTTATAAAGATTAGATGCACGTACCTTACTGATACTCGTGACATCATTAGGAATTAGATGAGTCTGTATTTGTCCTTGTATATATATCTAGGAACGTCATGCTTGAGATTTAATTTATGATGAACAATATATAACTTACCGAATGAGATAAGTTCAAGTAGGAACGACCATCAGAATGCATATATTATCGGCTAATGACATCACAGAATGTTCAGAAACGAAATGATTATCATCAACCCATCCCGGTCGTCATCCGATCCCCGCCTATATGTAGCCCTGCATGCGGCCGCATAAGAAATCACGAAGCAAATAATGCTACAGCATCTTCACACTGTCTAGTTGTTAGCATCTAAGCGCCGATAATCCAGCAGCAGCCATGGCACCTCTTCGAATTCTACTGTGGCATCTCCTTGTTCCTGCCCTAGTAACCTCCCATCTTGTTGCCGCTGCATCCAACCCCTCGACGCCGGGACCAGACTGCCCTAGTAAGTGCGGCAACATAGATATTCCCCATCCTTTTGGCATCGGCAAGGGCTGCGGCCGGCCGGGCTTTAGTCCGTACAGTCTCACTTGCGACAATAGCTATAGTCCTCCGAGACTATACATGGGTGAGGCCGAGGTCATCAGCATCTCGACGGAGACCGGCGAGATACGCGTCGTCACCTGGCCTTCGTACATGTGCTACAACTTGAACTCGTCAAGCATCTTCACTTCCTACGCGGGGCCGTTGTGGGACCTTGAGAATCCGTTCGTGATCTCGTCGAGGAGCAACGAGTTCACGGCCATCGGGTGCAACACGGTGGCCATCCTGGAGAGCAAGAGCTACTACACCGGCTGCGTCACCTACTGCGAGAGCATAGAGGGCGCGGCTACCAACGGCTCCCAGTGCACGGGGCTCGGCTGCTGCCAGACGCCCATCTCGGGAAACCTCACCACGATAAAGAATTACTGGAACAACAACAGCAACGGCACCTACGACAATCCTGCGTCGACGTACAGCCCCTGCAGCTTCGCCTTCGTGGCTGAGAAAGGCTGGTACTGTCCTATACTTCCTGTCCTGTATATATCCAAGGTCTGGCTATATCATGAATCTCGAAACTAATATAGGTCGACATATACAATAGAATAAGAAAATTTTCATGTATATTCAATTGCGTTATACACTATATACTAGTTGATTGGAGGCTGCTTGGGTGGTGGCTGCCCGCTGCCGCTCACCCTCTAAGTAAAAATAAAATGGATGATATAATTCACATATAAATAAAAAGCCATAGTATAAAGTGCAAATTAAGTACTAAGTGCGCCATTATAATTCTTAGGATAAGATTTTTAAAACAGGACTGGACTTGAGTTTGTTTGGATGATATTTTCCTATGAACACCTTTTATGAAGGTTGAATTATTTTTCCATGAATCTAGAACAGATGTTTCAGGTATGACAGAGAATATTCCAGGTTTGGAAAAACTTATTCAAGCTCAAAGAGATAATTATTCTAGAACAagaatcactagtagagaattggcttttgATGCgccccttttgttccggtttaaagttggtccgggacaaaaggttcaccaaccgggactaaagctcggtcactggtgggggctcaccaactggggccttttatcccggttgcaaaggctagtgggaaaaaagaccctaagaggccttttatcccggtttgaaacaccaaccgggataaaaggcccccccttttatcccggttggtaacaccaaccaggataaaagggtcgagagccttttatcccggtttgtaataccaaccgggataaaagggggtcatttatcccagttggtgtttcaaaccgggataaaagggtccccaacgaggtgactggaagaggattaaatctctcgaacccttttatcccggtttgtaataccaaccgggataaaagggggtcttttatcccggttggtgtttccgtGTGGGGGGACCTCCTAGGAACATGGGATTTTTTTTGCGGCGCCTGGtgtggtgacccgttttatcccggttgagtgacccgggacaaaaggaccccccttttgtcccgattggtttatcccggatggatttttgggagatttgcatcctaccaaccgggactaaaggccaattctacTAGTGATTACTACATTTAGGTCTAGAACAAAAAATATTGAAGTAGAAAAATTGTTCAAGTGGAAAAAATATATAGCTAGAACAAATCATATGTGTCCAATGAAAAATTCTATACATCTCTCGATTGTCTGAGAAGATTTATTCAAGTAGTGATGGGCGTCAACCCATCAGAAGGGAAGTTGAGGGTTCGAACCTTGGATCCCGGATTTTTCGGTCGGACAGATGGTGTTCGGTCCTAGTATACAGTGGAAACGTATTGTTTTGTGGTATATTTTGTACTGTTGCAATTCATTTTTTCTTGCCACATTGATATTTTCCGTAGAATATTTTTTTGTGAAGTAGAACAATTTTCTCTGAATTCCAGCTTCATAAAAAGAATCATCTTGTACGAAACATAATGATACGATGCAATCAGAATTTAATTTGAAAAGTAGAGCTCATGCATCTTTATTACCCAACCGATTTGGTACTATGAGTGACCCCCACATGCTGGATTCAAACGGTGCATGGGCTTGTGTGCATGCAGCAGCATGGTGGTAGAGCTTGTGGTGCCGTCGACGTCCTAGTGGATCTTGGCAGCTATGGAGACTTCGTCGTCGTCTAACAAACTCAACGGATGGGAAATTGTAGTCGATCTAGGCACAGGGGACATGGTCCGTCTTGGCCTTTGGGCAATTTGATAAAAGTCACACATGACAGAACTATAGAATTGCAAGTCTGTAGGACGTACTTACGGCTCATTTGGCTTAAGCAGGTTCGTTAAGTTAGCTAAAACTTCAGCTTGCTCGTTACAAAGGTCAATCAATGCAAAGCCAAGCTGAATTAGCCACGAGCCTGAGCGAGCTAACAAGCTATGGGCTTTTCGTGAAGCTCTACAATGTGCTCAAAGGGGTAGATATAGAAGAGATCATATGTGAGCAATACATGGGCACAtatatttctctatttttttcggAATCAGCCGGGATTtgcccctacctatttttttatatatatttcacTATTTCTTTTTAAATAATATTATCTCCATTACAAAATGTAAtatgttttagttttgtccttaGTCAAACTTCtttattttaattaaatatacATAAATATAGATATGGGCACACAAAGAATGACTGATGATTATCTAATGTTAATTTTAGGTATCACTTCAACCGACAAGACCTTATTTACGAGGGATATGATAATTCATATGTCAACAGAGTTTTAGAAGCTAGAACTATGCCGCTGGTATTTGACTGGGCCATCCGGGATGACGGGTCTTGCCGGCCCCCACCCAACAATGGGGAGGCGTCGGCTAAGCCCACAGCTCCCGCTTGCGTCAGCAGAAACAGCTTCTGTATCAATGCCACACAGGGGTCTGGGTACCTCTGTAATTGCTCTAAGGGATACATGGGCAATCCCTACGTCACCGGTGACAAAGGATGCACAAGTGAGTTTATTTCAATGGGATGCCtataatttaattattttttttaaaaaagtggCAAATTTAATGGTTAACCCATTGCTGTGAGTGAAATTTAAGTACGAAAGAATCGTCTGCATTGATCACTCTGCTAGCTAGGGACAACTCAGCATATATGCAACGGCACCATGCATGTCATCCGTCGTTGCTGCAGCAAGGATGAGCCTCTCATGCTTTTACTTAGCCTTTTCTTTTGCAAGTTGAAACAAGGATCCACAATTATCTGTTGGTTCTTGGATGTCATTGGTTCCGTACCCCATCATATGTTTTCCTTAACATTTCTATTAAGTAGTACGCATGAAGACATGAGACCAATGAAAGCTAGCTAATGCATGGTTATGATGCTTCCAGCTAACTAACTTGGAAAGCTCTACAAGAGCAAGCCTACAAGACAGAAAGATATGAAAGTTttagtcttcatgtccttgtGCTTTTCCCTAATATTGTTGTTGATTTTTCCTAAATGCCATTTTAGTACACAAGAAAATGTAGTGCAAAATGGAATGGATTATCATCAATAATTCCAGCAGTATATTTGCTTTTTATGTTTTTTAATTTCAAGTTATTTGCAATTAGTGTTCGAGCTCGGCAACAATGCAATTTGCCCAACTAACTATTTGGATATCATATCCCATATATCTTTGACACAGATATTAATGAGTGCGATATTCAGAAATCAAATCCTGAGAAGTATCCTTGTTATAGTGGTAGCACATGCCATGATACAGAGGGTGGTTACAAGTGCAAATGCAAATTTGGTCTAAAAGGAGATGGTAGACGTGAGAATGGATGCCAGCCCATATTTCCAGTATGGGCAATATCAATATTAGGTGAGCATTCACTCTTTACTTAGTCATATAGCATTGCACTCATTCTTTTTGAAGATGAAAAATCTTTCCAATTGGTATTTCGATTTCATTGCTGGTTTTGAGAAAACTGCAAGCACTTCAGTTTTAAATTTTATTAGTTGCATAGTACcaggtatatatgcatgttgATCTTACACTGGCAGGTATCCTTGATAacttatttattaaaaaaaatctttattgTCTTCGCTATCTCTCAgtttattttctattttgtacAGCATATATTAAAAGGCTTTTGTGTTCAAAGTTATCTTTTTACGAATCcacaagaaaaaatattttatacgAGCAAAAAAATGGAAATAGTTCCTTTATGATGTACAAATTCTTAGGTGAAATTCTTAATAGAAAAAAACAGCCACATAATTTATATATGCAAGAAAATGAGGAATGGATTCATAAGATAAATTTCCAATAAAACAAAGGAACAAATGGTCTGCATGTAACTGTATGGCTGACGACAGATCCTGTGTCATGGCTGCAGTAATAATTGTTGTGGCCGTCGTAGCAACTTTCGCAATTTTTGAGGTAAAGAGGCGAAAGCACAGGAGGTTTTTCGACAGAAACGGCGGTGACATACTCAAGAGCATGGGCATTAACATCTTCACGGAGGGTCAGCTGAAGAAAATCACAAACGGCTACAAAAAATCTATTGGAGAAGGTGCCTTTGGCAAGGTCTATATAGGGATGACAGATGACTCCCAACAGGTCGCTGTTAAGTGCTCCACTGCGAAAGGCGATGTTCTTCCACAGGAGGAGTTCGTTAACGAGATCACCTTCCAGTTCCGCATCAGCCATACTaaccttgtccgcctcgtcggGTGCTGCCTCGAGACAGATGTTCCCATGCTTGTCTTCGAGTTTGTCCCCAGAGGCAGCCTACACAGCGTCCTCCATGGCGCCGGCAAGACGCTCCCTATGCCCTTGCCAGTGCGCCTGGACATTGCCATTGGCTCAGCGGAAGCTCTTGCCTACATGCACTCACACGGTGGCCACAACCACGTCCATGGCGATATCAAGTCCGgcaacatcctcctcgacgacAATCTCACACCCAAGGTCTCTGATTTCGGGTCGGCGAAGCTCGTGTCCGTCGCCAGCAGGTACTCCAAGTGGTGTGTGTCCGGGGACATGAGCTACATAGACCCAATATACATAAAGTCCGGCCGCTTCACGGAGAAGAGTGATGTCTACAGCTTTGGTGTGGTGCTCTTGGAGCTCGTCACCAGGAAGCCGGCCAAGTACGGGGACAATAGCCTCTACATAGACTTCATCAGGTCCTTCAAGGAGGAGGGCAATGGAAGGAAGTTGTACGACGAAGAGATCTTGTCTGGTGTTGATGATGCCCGatcacatcatcacatggaatGCCTTGACAGGATCAGTAGGCTCGCGGTCCGATGCCTCAAGGAGGACGTGGATGAGAGACCGACCATGGCTGAGGTGGTTGAGGAGCTTAAGGAAGTGAAGGCAATATCCAGCGGAGGCTCAAGTTCTGTTGCAAGCTAATTAAGCATGCATGGAGCATATGGTCTCAACACTCAAGGCAGCAACTACTTCATAGCAAGAGTTCAGCTTAGTCTATCCCTGTGTATATTCACTGTTACCATTGTTGAGTTGATTGTACTATAAATTGTGCATGTAGTGTGGTACTCTCTCTTGTGTCGGTGTTAAGCTGCTTATATTCTATATATATTTGTGTAGCGCACCTTATTGTTGTCCATTTTCTCTTGTGTCGGTTTTCTCTTATTTTCTAATTAGGAAATGAAGAAATGGataaaagagaaaaatacaGAAGGGCTGACCGAACTGGGCTGCTACAAGGCCCAAAATGCTGGGCCGCACAGCTGTCTCGCCGGCCGGCAGGGCATAACGGCTGCTGCGTGTTGAGGTGCATGCACCAACTAGTTTAACCAAAAAGTTTAAATTGATAGGAACAGATAGGTAATTTATTTATACTTCAACATTCCCCCTCACGTGCAAACTCACTCAGGCAggttgcaattattttatttaatcgcgCCCACAGGATTTGAACTTACGACCTtgataccatattgagttgcatgcaccaaccaattCAACCCAAAAAACTTAAGCTGATAGGGAAAAAtaggcaattcacttatactcaaCACTGTCGATAGTACTACACTAGCACTAGCTACCGTGGCCCTGCACTGTCCCTATGAATACTTCCTTCGCCATTTTCTTCTAAATTTATAGGTTTGAAAatgtcttttaaaaaaaataaatttgaaccaTTAATTTTTTTACGGTGTACTGTTACAAATTAATAACATTTTGAAAGATACATAAAATAGGAAAATATTGCTATTACTTTTGAATGCTAGACATGCATATTGAAACCTACACATTTCAAGTTTCCGGAACGCCCTAtccctaaggccccgtttggttcaaacggactaaagtttagtcccgtcacatcgaatgtttagatattaattagaaatattaaacatagactatgtacaaaacccattgcacagatggaggctaaacgacgagacgaatctattaagcctaattagtccatgatttgacaatatgatgctacagtaaccaattgctaatgatggattaattaggcttaatagattcgtctcgctgtttagcctccatctgcgtaattagttttataattaactcatatttaatcattctaattagcctccgaatagtcgatgtgacacggactaaattttaactcaaggaaccaaacacccctttaagtAAAATGATATTGATCAGCTGCAAGCCAGCAAGTCAATGGGAAGAAGTCAACACAACCGAACAATATTAAATTTGAAGGAACAAGTCTGTCTCTGTGATGCCGTAGTGTAGCTTGTACTATAGCTACAATCCGATGGACTGTAACTGGACAAAATAAAGGACGAATCGGACAGGTTAGTCGCCGGGCGACGACCAGCGCAAGACTCTGTCAAGTGGCAAATACTTACAAGCAGTACAAGATTCTGATGGGTACGGTACGGTCGACGTCCTGACGATGATGTCCACAGCACCGATACAGACTTCCTTGGAATTTCATTCTTCGGCTAAGGaagaaacaaaaccaaagcaatCTCTTAATCTCGCTACCCAGGACGTGGATTCGCACTTGTCTAAAAAAGTAGCAATCTCTCAGACCGCTTTCCAAAGAATTAATTACTAAGGCTGTAAGGCATGTAAGCTTAATGATTATTCTTTCACTAAAAAGGATCTCTATTGACTTCACTGAGAAAGGTATTCCCTCCGTTCTCTTTTGATAGGATATGTTTCACCTTGATATAATGAACAAGAAAAAACAAACTGCTTATCGTCCAAATACTAGCTTTCACCACTATTCTGCTTCACACCACAGGTTTAGAGAATACGTACTGATGCAGTAGTTGTTCATCCAAGCCTTGACCTACCACAACAAAAGGCCTCCCTAAAAGACCCGAAGGAATGCATTCATTTTTAAAAACTGGAATGCTACTACACACCTATCCACGTAGACATTTAACAAAAAATGAGGTAAAGCGATTGGTATTAATGGTTGAAGGATAGAATAGACGATTCGTTAGTTTATTCCTAAGATGTTCCTGATTATGTTAAACAACGAATGGTACGATTATTGAATAGACAAAGACCGCGTTATTGAGGGACGAAGCTGGGATGGACAGCTAAGCTGATTCATGGAGAAAAACTAaatatacataatttttttaaaacctTTAATACAAAAATGTAGATCatgaggggtgggggtgggggtgggggggggggggggggggaacccCTCCCCCCCCTGGGCCCCTCCCCGGCCAAATTTGGAACCCAAAACTGTGCCAATTTTGGCCCCTGAGTCCcctccgggggggggggggaagggtAAAAATAGGGGggccccttttttttttcccccccctCCTTCTCTTTTCATCCCTTTTTTCCAGTGGAGGATAGGGAAGGACAAGTTCATAAATTGGAGAGTATTTCAAGGGTCTCCACTACAGTATCAGGCACTGCAGATGCTTACAAAGGCCCTTTGATTCATAATGCCTTTCGTTCAGCCAAGAACACTGACATCAACATGATTCACATTGACCAGAAAGGTGCATCAGAGTCATATGACACCACTGCTCTGATGCATTTGCAGACGGAGGATAAGAGAAGAAAAGTTCATTCACAGGGAAGAATTTTAAGGGGCCCTCCAGCTTCAGAATCTGCAGGTCTCAACAAAGGCTCTTCAATTCTTAATGTCATGCCTTCAGCAAAGAACAATGGCATCAACATGAAGGAATACATTACCCGGAAAAGTGCATTACGGTCACATGAGAATAGTGCTGCAAAGCATTTGCAGATGGAAATTAGGAGAAGGCAAGTTTCTGTGCATCCCCGTTTCTAGCAGATTCTAGATACTATCCTTGTTCCTGTGCATCCCCGTTTCTGTGAATCAACCAACTATAGGGTAACGGAGGCGGGCACGCATGCTGCGTGGTCTAGGAGCAGGACACGAAGGCGGGCCGGGGTTTGGGCCAGGCCGCAAGATCCGGCTGGTGCCACCAGCAGAATGCCCATGAATAGTAGAATCGGAAGCTTTATCACCGAGAGTGCTTGGGAGGTGCGGAAGTCAAGGTCTTGCTTTGCCTGCTGGAAGGGCATGATCAGATCATGCAGGACCCTCTGTTTCTTTGTAGATGAACTGCATGCTAGTTGGCTGAAATTGTTGTTGCATATTTCTGAGTCGATGGACGACGAGAGGGTTGGTATGCGCGCTTAGCTCTTCAGAAACTGTCGCTGGGCaaggggggccatggcccacCTTCGCCAATGAGTAGCTCCGCCAGTGCCATTTTGCATTGGACAATGAAAGAAGCCTTGTACTATACGGAGAAAGTTTGTTTCACCCAATAACCACTTTGGCCACTTAATTCTCCAAACAAATATAGGCCTAATTTATTACCCAAACAATTGCAATAGGTCCCATCTACCATACGTGAGATTTGTCCTTTTGTTTCTGCGCATACAGGTGTTGTTTTAAGTTCCAAGAATCGAAAGCTAGAAGTAGAATCCAGGTCGGTCAACGGAACAAACAATTAACATTAAAGCAAGAGACCAGTTTGTGCTAAAGTACAGCGCACGGTAGCTAGAGTACAACCTAGAATAGAATCTTGCAAATTCTGAAAGGGCTGCACTTTGACGGTAGCGACTCGCATGCAACTGCATCACACAGGTCGTCCTCCTCGATCAAAAGCAACAAGTCATCTTGCTTGCCTGGCTTGCTTGCGCATAGTTGCACTGATGACCGAGTGATGGATGGAGAGATTTTCTATGCCACAACCAATTTTCACATATACATATATCTTTCCATGGCCTGTATTATATATGGTTTTGCTCTTGGAAGTACTTGTGGATCACGGCCTCACGgtctcctcatcatccttcaATGAAGAAAGTGATGCACTTGTATGAACGTACTCGATCATTCTCTATATTCGACGACCTCCCAAAACAAACTTGCCGAACGGTCCAATGTAACAAGCATGATATGACGTTGAAGGATAAAGAACAACACACAAGTGGGCCACCTGCAGCTTTTTTTCAGGAATGCATGGGAatgaatcttttcctttttcataaATGCATGTTTCTCTATGGTCCAAAACATCCACAGTACAATAGCTATGGACTTTCTAGTTGTCGTGTACTTGTCAACATCATTAATATAGCTAGATTTAATAAACGAAGTTTCCTCGCAACCATGTTTTGTCTTTTGAGACCATCGACCTAAATCGTCCACAATACTAAAGATTGTAAATCATATGACTCGCGCCTATAAATAGCCACGCCGTCAGAGCGAATTGCAAAGCAAATAACTTGTTAGCTGCTTCGTtcttaaagaaaaataaagaatgaAGCGCCTTGCAACCATGGCAGCACAAGTGCTGTGGTTTCTCCTTACTCCTACCGTAGCTTTTTCCTATCTAATTCCACTGCCGCCATTGGTGGCAGCAGCCTCCGGTTCGGACATAGCGCCACTACCACCGGTGGTAGCAGCTCCAAGGCCGGGCTGCCCTAGCATGTGCGGCAATGTAAACATTCCCTACCCATTCGGCATCGGGGACGAATGTGCCTTGGGCTcggacttcgccatcacttgcAACCATAGCTTTAACCCTCCAAGACCATACACAGGCGACTTCGAGGTCATCAGCATCTCGTTGGAGGCCGGCGAGATGCGTGTCTTCTCCGACGTGTCCTACATCTGCTACAACTCATCCAAAACCACTGATTCAACCGGAGTCATCACCTGGACACTCAGCTTCAACCCCGCATTTCTCATCTCGCCGACGCGCAACGTCTTTACAGGCATCGGGTGCGACACGTGGGCGTATCTAAACGGCAGAGAGGATTTCAGCTTCTTCAGTGGCTGCATCACCACATGCAACAGCTTGGATGAAGCTGCTGAAGACAACGAGGTCTGCACGGGCCTTGGCTGCTGCCAGAGTTCCATCCCGACCAAGCTCACCACGATAAAGATCGGCTGGGGGAACCAGGAAAACTATCGAAATCTAGCGTGGGAATACAGCCCCTGCAACTACGCTTTCATCGGGGAGAAAGGCTGGTGAGCTAGCTAGCTGCGCTTATCTACCGAGATGATGGCTTATCTTAATTATGATACTGTGATGAACTTGgatattttattatttattataaGGTACCACTTCAATCGGACAGATCTTACACGTGATGCCAATAACAAGACCTTTACTGACCGTGTTGGAAGCAGAACCATCCCCATGGTGCTTGATTGGGCCATCAGGGATGGCGGGTCTTGCAAGGCACCACCAAAGGATGCTGGGGCGTCGGCTAAACCGACAGCTCCCGCTTGCATCAGTAGAAACAGCTTCTGTGTTAGCGCCACACAGGGACCTGGGTACCTCTGCAATTGTTCCAAGGGCTACACGGGAAACCCCTACGACGCCGACGTCACCCGTGGCTGCGCAAGTTAGTAAATTTTATTTACTCTTCGTATATAGTTTGTATTCGTTTTGCATATGCATGGCTTTTTTAATCATTAAAGTATTTATTTGAGGGATAAGAAATGGTTTACTAGGATTGTTGGATCTCCATTGAAAGGCTTAGATGCCTTGTATATTGCTCAGTGGCATGCTTGGCGtcatgatcttgagcttggcATGCATACCGATTGGCTCGTGCCATGCTCTGCGCGGTTTTTATCGGTGTCGTCCCTTGTTGATTGTGGTCCCTGCTATTGCTTGCAGGTCCAAACTAAAAACCTGCAACCGTAAACCTGCACACTTTGACCGTATAAACCACCAGACAATAAATCTGCAGGTGGTCAGCCCTTCAGAGTATCAGTGTCATGTTGCCAGCAGGTTGTGAATGCCGACCCTTTCTAGAATCTTCAAGCTAGCTGATATAACCCTATTAGGATATTGATAGTAGGAATCACGTACATGTGGAGCGTGGAAAACGTTAGCATTTCCTTCGTTACCGTATATATAAATTTCTTCCAGTTTCCGTAGTTTTCTTCTACACCCGCCGGTGCCAAGTTTTCTTACAGCTGTGAAAGGAATATGTACGTGCTTACATAGTCTAGTGAACTGGGGAAACATAAAATTCATAGCCTATAGCTTCCAAAACTCATCATAAAATAAACTAGATCCTTCTGTCTAAATACACACATAAAGTTCATCTAGTGTACTTGCACCCACCCGATACGAGTTTTGCAACCTAGCTAGAGATAAACCTCGTAAGATACTACTATATGAATGTAAAGGCACGTAAAATTGCAAGAAGTAATCCCAAGAACTTAAGGATGAGCTAGGGGgtgcaaactcttgacacgtcGATTTTACCTCATGTTATTGGTAGTCAAATGCTACCCCTAGTCCATGTTGGACCACAACCAAGAATATGGTGAAGGCCACCAAATCTCTCCGGTAAAAGTTTTGGACTTGTCATTCAGGTTTCTTCCAAGATGGATGAGGAGCTTGCCATAGAAGTCAGGTCACAATTCTCTCTTCCAGTTACATTGTCATTGTCTGCACTACAAAGCTTCTCATAAAGGAGGAGGTCTCCTCGTTAATCGCACTAGGTGCCGCAACCACTCCACACCAAACCAGAGGTTTGACGAACTTGCCGGTGAGCCATAGGCCAGAATGGTGTCGGTGCACCAAGCTTACAAAAATGATTCACCTCCTTGAACCAAGCATTAGACATCAACACCTCCAATTTCTCTCTATAGGCATAATCTAGCACTAAACACACTCTAACCATGTGCTAATTGCCTTGAATGATCAACTTAGCACCTCAGTGGCATGGATATGCCTTTAGTGTATCTTGGAATACCTTAGAATTCAGCACGCTCTAGGGTATGTGCACCCACTTCAACCACATGGCCATTGGGAAACATAATACCCAAAGCTATAGCCAGTTTCTCTCGTTAAGATTGATATCTTCTGGTCAGTACTGTTTCAACTTTGCCATGCCAACATGCTCTTTGCACGATGCTCCAGTCGTTATATACTCCAATGTCTCCATCTAGCCTTCGAGTCTTAGCCTCTTTCTTCACTCCAAACCGAGCCGAACTCATTTATTTCATTCGTTGCCTTGATTTCACTACCCGTGGGATCATACAATCACCTGTTCTTCTCACACAGCTCATCTTTCATAGCTCCGATCAATTTCTCTGGTCGG containing:
- the LOC101779704 gene encoding wall-associated receptor kinase 2, yielding MAPLRILLWHLLVPALVTSHLVAAASNPSTPGPDCPSKCGNIDIPHPFGIGKGCGRPGFSPYSLTCDNSYSPPRLYMGEAEVISISTETGEIRVVTWPSYMCYNLNSSSIFTSYAGPLWDLENPFVISSRSNEFTAIGCNTVAILESKSYYTGCVTYCESIEGAATNGSQCTGLGCCQTPISGNLTTIKNYWNNNSNGTYDNPASTYSPCSFAFVAEKGWYHFNRQDLIYEGYDNSYVNRVLEARTMPLVFDWAIRDDGSCRPPPNNGEASAKPTAPACVSRNSFCINATQGSGYLCNCSKGYMGNPYVTGDKGCTNINECDIQKSNPEKYPCYSGSTCHDTEGGYKCKCKFGLKGDGRRENGCQPIFPVWAISILVIIVVAVVATFAIFEVKRRKHRRFFDRNGGDILKSMGINIFTEGQLKKITNGYKKSIGEGAFGKVYIGMTDDSQQVAVKCSTAKGDVLPQEEFVNEITFQFRISHTNLVRLVGCCLETDVPMLVFEFVPRGSLHSVLHGAGKTLPMPLPVRLDIAIGSAEALAYMHSHGGHNHVHGDIKSGNILLDDNLTPKVSDFGSAKLVSVASRYSKWCVSGDMSYIDPIYIKSGRFTEKSDVYSFGVVLLELVTRKPAKYGDNSLYIDFIRSFKEEGNGRKLYDEEILSGVDDARSHHHMECLDRISRLAVRCLKEDVDERPTMAEVVEELKEVKAISSGGSSSVAS